GCAGGCGAATGCGCCGTCGGTGCCCGGCCGCAGGATGATCTTGATGTCAGCCTGCTTCATGGTCTCGTTGTTGTAGACGTCGACCGCCGCGATCCTGGCGCCGCGCTCCTTGCGCGCCCGCGAGGCATGCGTCATCACATTGACCTGGGTGTTGACGGGGTTGGTGCCCCAGATCACCACGAGGTCGGAGACGCCCATCTCGCGCGGGTCGGCGCCGGCGATCTTGCCGGTGCCGATGGCAAAGCCGATGCGGGCGACGTTGGCGCAGATGGTCGAATAGAAGCGCGAGTACTTCTTGACATGGGCAAGGCGGTTGATGCCGTCGCGCATCACGATGCCCATCGTGCCGGCGTAATAATAGGGCCACACCGACTCCGCGCCGAACTCGCGCTCGGCCTGGTTGAAGCGCTCGCCGATCTCGTCCAGCGCCTCGTCCCACGAGATCCGCGCAAACTGCCCGGAGCCCTTCGGCCCGATGCGGCGCAGCGGATGGATCACACGATCCGGATGGTGGATGCGCTCGGCATAGCGCGCGACCTTGGCGCAGACGACGCCCGCCGTGTAGGTCTGCTGCTTGGAGCCGCGCACGCGGCCGATGCTTTGGCCGCCGATCACCTCGACATCGAGTGCGCAGGCCGACGGACAGTCGTGCGGACAGGTGGAGTGGCGGATCTCGACCTTGGCGTGCTGGTTCATGGCGAGATTGGTAGCATCAAAAACCGGATGCGCCGAGCGCCTTTATCCGTCCATTCATGCGAAATTGACGCAATACTATGCGCCGAAATAAGCCCCGCCATTGCTGTGGATCGCCTGCCCCGTGATGTAGCGCGCGGCGGGCCCCGCCAGGAATCGCACGACGGCGGCGATGTCCTCGGGCCGGCCGCGCTCGCCGGTGAGCGTCCGATGGGTGGCGTGATGCGCCGGTTCCGGCTGGCCCTTCGGGCGTGGCGTGCCGATCAGGCCGGGAACAACGCAATTGACCGTGATGCCGTCAGAGGCGAGGTCATTGGCGAGCGCGCGGGTGAAGCCGACGAGGCCCGCCTTGGCAGTGACGACATGGGCGCGGTCTTTGGCGCCGGTATGGGCGCTGAGGCCCCCGATATTGATGATCGTGCCGGCGCCGGATTCGCGCAACGCAGCAAGGCAGGCCTTGGCACAGTGGAAGGCGCCATCAAGGGTTACGTCGAGGATTTCCCTCCACTCGACATGATCCATCTCGGCAAAGGGCTTCTCGCGCCGCAGCGCCGCGTTGTTGACGAGGATGTCAATCCGGCCGAAAGCCTGCAACGCCGCGTCCGCCATCAGCTGCACGGCCTTGGAATCGGCGACGTCGCCGATATGGACCACCGCCCTGCCGCCCGCAGCGGTGATCTCGCGGGCGGCGCTGTCAGCCTCGCTGCGGTTGCTGCGCGCATTGATGAGCACCGCCGCGCCGCCTTCGGCCAGCGCAAGCGCGATGGCACGGCCGATATTGCGCCCCGCGCCAGTGACGATGGCGGCCTTTCCCTCGAGTTCCCTGGTCATGCGCTCCCTTCCACGTCACGCCCGGTGCACCGATCAGACGTGAAAGATCTTGGAATAGCGCGTCTTGATCGCCTCGCCTTCCCGCTCCACCGCGGCCGGATCGTCCTTCATGGTCTTGATCTCCTTCAGCGGCTTGCGACCGGCCCTCTCCTGGGTTTGCGCATGCACCGAGCGCAGCCCGCCGACATCGATGATGAGCTGCTGGGCCTCGCGGCCGAGACAGAACGCCTGGAACAGTTTTGCCGCGTTGGGGTTGGGCGCGGCCTTGAAGATGCCGTTGGGGCCGACGATCAGCGGCGAGCCCTCGGTCGCGTAGACCGGCTCGACCGACCGGCCGGCCTCCTTCATCTGGAAGATGTTGTACTCGTTGCCGTCGGCCATCACGGCGCGCTCGCCAAGATCGAGCTTCTTCGGCGGATCGGTCGAGGACTGCACCTGCATCACATTCTGCTTCGCAAGCTGCTCGAAAAAGCTCCAGCCGAGATCGCGCTGCATCTGATAGGTCGCGGTCATGATGGTGCCGCTGTAGCCGGGGTGCCCCTTGACGATCTTGCCCTTCCATCTGGGATCGAGCAGGTCGGCGAAGCTCTTTGGCGCCTCCTCCGCCTTCACCAGGCTGGTGTTGTAGGCGATGATCGACAGGAACACGCGGAAGCTCGCGAACTGGCCGTCCGCGTCGCGATGCTCGGCCGGATAGAATTGGGCGACCTCCTCGGGGACATAAGGCGCGAGGATGCCGTCGCGCTTCCAGACCACGAAATGCGCGGCATCCGACGAGTTCACGACGTCGACGGCATGGATGTTGGAGGCATATTCCTGGCCGATGCGCTGGAACACGCGCTCGGCCCCGGTGCGCTCGACCCGGACCGCTATGTCCGGATATTTCGCCTCGAAGGCCTTGGCCATCTTCTCGGCGACCGGCAGATCGGTCGAGGTGTAGTAGATGACCTTGCCTTCCTTCTTCGCCGCCGCGATCAGATCAGGCGTCACCGCCTCCGCCGGCGGCGCCGCGGCCATCACGCGGGTCGAGAGCGCGGAGCCTGCGAGCAGCACGCCAGCGCCTTTAAGGACGTGGCGACGCGAGAGGTTGCGGTGTTTCATCGGCTGGTCCATTGCGATCAGAGATACACCAAAGGCTATCCCGTATTCCGGCCCCGCGCATCTAGTCTTACGTCGACAGGCCCTGCCGCACGCCGCTAGATTGCCGCGCAACACGAACGACATTTGAGGGAGCGGCCATGGCAGGCTGGAAGGGTGCGGTAGCGCTGGCGGGGATCGTCGCCGCAATGTTCGCGGGCTCGCCTTTGCATGCTGACGACTATCCGGCGCGGCCGGTGCGCATCGTCGTTCCCTTCGGCGCCGGGGGGCCCGCCGACGTCACGGCGCGGCTGATCGGCAACATCCTGCAGGAAAAGTTCGGCCAGCCCTTCGTCATCGAGAACCGTACCGGCGCCGGCGGCGTGATCGGAACGCTGGAGGCCGCCAAGTCGCCGCCGGACGGCTATACGCTCCTGATGATGTCGAACACCCAGACGGCGAACGAATCGCTGGTGCCGCAGCGCAAGTATGAATTGATGCGCGACCTCGCGCCGATCGCCCCGGTGAACTATTCCGACCTCGTCATCGTCGTGAACCCGCAGGTGCCGGCGAAGACCCTGGCCGAATTCATCGCGCTCGCCAAGGCGCAGCCCGGAAAGCTCAACTACGCCTCCTCCGGCCAGGGCACGCCCTACCACATGGCGGGCGAGCTGTTCAAAACCATGGCCGGCATCGACGTCGTGCACGTGCCCTATCGCAACAGTGGCGAGGCGCGCTCCGGCGTGATCGGCGGCCAGGTCCAGATGATGATCGATGCCGTCACCACGATGGCGCCGAACATCGGCGAGAAGCAGGTGCGCGCGCTCGCCACGACGGGCAAGGAACGCTCGAGCGTGCTGCCGGATGTACCCACCGCGACCGAGGCCGGCGTCGCGGGCTATGAGGCCACCATCTGGCTCGGCCTGATGGCGCCCGCGGGCACACCGAAGCCCATCATCGACAAGCTCAACGCCGCCGTGAGCGAGGCGGTGAAGCGACCCGACATCGTCAAGCTGTGGACCGACCAGGGTGCCGTTGCGATGTCGATGTCGCCCGAGGAGTTCGACAAGTTCCTGCGTGCAGATATCGTGAAATGGGCCAATGTCGTGAAGAAGTTCGAGAAGCCGTAAAGGTTCGGGGATCGCAATGCCCGGCATTCGCTTCCGCCTCAATGGCAAGGAGACCGAGATCGAGGCCGATCCGGATTCCCTGCTGCTCGACATCTTGCGCGGGCGGCTCGGCCTGGTTGGGCCGCGTTTCGGCTGCGGCTCCGGCGAGTGCGGCGCCTGCCATGTGCTGGTTGGCGATCGGGCGGTGACCTCCTGCGACCTGCCGCTATGGGCGGTGGCGGGCAAGGCCGTCACCACGCTCGAGGGACTCGGCAATTCCGAGCGGCCGCATCCGTTGCAGCGCGCCTTCATTGCGGAGCAGGCGATGCAATGCGGCTATTGCATCGCGGGCATATTGATGAGCGCCGCGGCGCTTTTGAAGCAAACCCCCGCGCCCACCGACGCCGAGGTGCGCGCCGCGCTCGACCGCAACCTCTGCCGCTGCGGCGCACATAATCGGATCGTTCGCGCGGTGCTGCGCGCCGCCGCGGAGATGGCAACGCCATGAGCGACGCCGCGCCAAAATTGCCGGTGAGCCTCGCCGCCAATCCAAGGCTGTCGTCGTGGCTGAGATTCTCTACCGAGGGCGAGGTGACGCTGTCGCCCGGCAAGGTCGAGATCGGCCAGGGCATCGTCACGGCGCTGGCGCAGATCGCGGCCGACGAGCTCGACGTCGATCTCGCGCGCATACGGCTGGTCCGCGCCTCGACCGCGGGCAGTCCGAATGAGGGCGTCACCTCCGGCAGCCTGTCGATCCAGCAGTCGGGTCGTGCGATCCGGCAGGCCTGCGCCGAGGTGCGCCGCCTCTTCGTCAACGCGGCCGCCGAACGGCTCGGCGTCCCGCCCGACGCCCTCGACGTCAAGGACGGCACGATCTCCGGTCCCGGCAATGTACAGACCAGCTATTGGGAGCTCGCTGACGCCGTTTCGCTCGATCGCGACGCGTCCATGCAAGCGCGACCGAAGGCGGCAGCGCGGCGCAACGTGGCGGGACAGTCGATCCCGCGCCTCGACATTCCCGACAAGGTGTTTGCGAAGCCGCGCTTCATCCATGATGTCACCTTGCCCGGCCTGCTGCACGGCCGGGTGCTGCGGCCGGAGCACTCGCGCGCAAAACTCGCCGAGCTGCACGACGCCCGCGCGCGTGCGACGGAGGGGTTCGTCGCGATCGTGCGCGACGGCAGCTTTGCCGGCGTCATCTCTGAGACGGAAGCTGCCGCCGACGCAGCGCTGAAGGCGCTTCATGCCGGCGCCAGCTGGACCGATGGCGAAGCGCTTCCGGATGAGAATGATCTGGCGGCGTTCCTCAAAGCCCAGCCGGTGCAGTCGAGCGTGATCGATGCGAGGACGCCCACAAGGCCGGGCGAGAAACGGCGAACCATCCGCCGGCAATATACCCGGCCCTACCTCGCGCACGGCTCGGTCGCCCCGTCCTGCGCGATTGCGCAATGGGACGGCGATCACGTCCATGTCTGGACCCACAGCCAGGGCGTCTATTTCCTCCGCGCCGACCTCGCGCTGGTCCTCAAGATTGCTCTCGAGTGCATCACGGTCGAGCACGTGGAAGGCGCCGGCTGCTACGGCCACAACGGCGCCGACGATGTCGCGCTCGACGCCGTGCTGCTGGCAAGAGCTGCGAACGGACGCCCGGTGCGCGTGCAATGGTCGCGCGCCGACGAGATGACGCACGCGCCATTCGGCGCGGCCATGGCGATCGAGATCGAGGCCGATCTCGATGCGCGAGGCGAGATCGTCGACTGGCGGCATGCGATCTGGAGCAACGGCCATACCGCCCGTCCCGGACGCGCGAGCCAGCCCGCGCTGCTTGCCGCCTTCGAGCTGGAAAATCCGTTCCCGCGGATGATCTCGTCCAATCCGCCGCAGGCCAATGGCGGCGGCGCCGATCGCAACGCGATCCCGCTCTATGACTTTCCATCGTGGACGATCGAATGTCACCGCCTCACCACCATGCCAGTGCGCACTTCGGCGCTGCGCACGCTGGGCGCGCAAGGAAACGTGTTCGCGATCGAATCCTTCATCGATGAGATCGCGGCTGAACGCGGCGAGGACCCGATCGCGTTCCGCCTGCGACACCTGTCGGATGCGCGCGCCCGCGACGTGATCCGCGCCGCCGCGACGCGCGCGCAATGGAAGCCTTCGAGGCGGCCGAATGTCGGCCACGGCATCGGCTTCGCCCGTTACAAAAACACCGGCGCCTATTGCGCCGCGATTGCCGAGGTCGAAGGCGACGAAGAGATCCGCGTCCGGCGGCTGTGGATTGCCACCGACGTCGGTGAAGCCGTCAATCCCGATGGCGTCGCCAACCAGATCGAAGGCGGCGCGATCCAGGCGGTGAGCTGGGTCTTGAAGGAGCGCGTGCGGTTCGATCGCGCCCACATCACCAGCCGGTCCTGGACGGACTATCCCATCCTGCGCTTCAGCGAGGTCCCGGACGTTGTGGTCGAGGTGATCCAGCGTCCGGAGATCGAGCCGGTCGGCGCCGGCGAAGCGGCGCATGGTCCGGTCACCGCGGCAATAGCGAACGCCGTGTTCGATTGCCTTGGCCTGCGCGTCCGCAGCCTGCCGATCACCCGCGACAATCTGATCGCGGCCATGGAGCTTGCCTCATGACATCCCTGAACATCCTGAGCGGCGGTGCGGCGCAGGGCCTCGTCACCGGCCTTGCGCCGCAGTTCAAGACGAAAAACGGCTTCACCATCGCCGGCGAATTCGGCGCGGTCGGCGCAATGGCCGACAAGCTGCGAAAGGGCACGCCGACCGATCTCGTCATTTTGACGGAGCCGCTGGTGACGCGGCTTGCCGAAGAAGGGCTGGTCGCTGCCGCGTCCATTGCGGATGTCGGCGTGGTCGAGACCGCGATTGCGGTGCGCGCGCGCGACCCGAAGGTGCGGATCACGAGCGCCCCCGAGCTTCGCGAAGCGCTGCTCGCTTCAGATGCGATCTACGTACCCGACACCGAGGCGTCGACCGCTGGAATTCACGTCGCAAAGGTGCTGGCGCGGCTCGGCATTGCCGATGCGGTGGCCTCGCGCCTGAAAATCCATCCGAACGGTGCGACCGCGATGCGCGCGCTGGCCTCCTCCGACGCGAAGCACCCCATTGGCTGCACGCAGGCAACCGAGATCATCGCAACGGAAGGCGTTACGCTCTCGGGTTCGCTGCCCCCGGGATGCGAGCTCAGGACGATCTACACCGCCGGCATCACGGCGAACGCAGCGCATCCGCGCGAGGCGCAGGCCCTGATTTCGCTCCTGACCAGCGCTGAAGCACGCGAGGCTCGCGCCCGCGCCGGCTTCATCGATGCGGAAGGCCGACGGCCTTAAGAGCGGCTCAGTTGCGTCAGGCCGGTGGGCGGGCGCCAAGCCTTGTTTGCCATCAGCGCCGAATTCATATACTAATATATTACTTGAGAGAGCAAGCATGCCCGCACGCCCGAGCAAAAAGATCGAGGCCGCGCCCCGCGACGCAGCGCGCATCCGCCGCAACGGCCGCCCGCGTGGGGCGACCGCAGCGTCCCGGATCTATGCCGAGCTGCGCGGCGAACTGGTAACGCTGCGGCGACGCCCGGGCGAAGCCATTTCGGAGGCCGAGATCGCGCTCGCCTATGGCGTCAGCCGCACGCCGGTGCGCGAGGCGATCCTGAAGCTCGCCGATGAAGGCCTGGTCGAGATCTTTCCGCAATCGGGCATCTTCGTCTCGCGCATCCCGCTCGCCGCGCTTCCCGAAGCCATCATCATCCGCAAGGCGCTGGAGGAAACCACGTCCCGTCTCGCGGCCGAGCGCGCCACCGCAAGCCAGATCCTGAACCTGCACTCGATCCTGGAACGTCAGCGCGAAGCCGATGCCGCGCGCGACCGTGACGCCTTTCACCAGGCGGACGAGACATTTCACGCCACCATCGCCGAGGTCGGCGGCTATCCGGGGATCTGGACCCTGATCCAACAGGTGAAGGTCCATGTCGATCGCTATCGCCAGCTCACGCTGCCCCTGATCGGCCGGATGTCGCAGGTCATCGTCGAGCACAAGGCGGTCCTGGACGCCATCGAGGCGCACGACCCCGCCGCTGCAGTCCATGCGATGGCGAGCCACCTGGAGCGGCTGCTCCAGGACATTTCCGCGACCCAGCACACCAATCCGGAGTTTTTCGACAAGCCAGGCTGACAGGTGAAGACGCGGCAGCGAGCCGCGAGATCGTCGAGAAGTCGCGCAAGTCCTGATTGCTCGCCGCGGAATGTCTTGAAACAATGCAACTACAAAATGAATGGCCGGGAGGATGTCCATGAAACGCCGTGATTTCATCAAGCTTGGCGCGTTCGGCGCCGCAGCGGCGACCCTGCCGCAGCCGGCTTTCGCGCAGGCCAAGGCCATCTTCAAGGCTTCCGACGTGCAGCCCGCCGGCTATCCGACCGTGGTCGCGACCGAAAACCTCGGCAAGAAGCTCGAGGCCGCGACCGGCGGGCGGCTCTCGGTGCAGATGTATCCCTCGATGCAGCTTGGCGGCGAAAAGGAAACCATCGAGCAGACCCAGATCGGCGCCATCCAGATCCTGCGCGTCAGCGCAGGCTCGCTCGGACCGATCGTCGACGACATCAACGTCGTCAACATGCCCTTCCTGTTCAAGAGCATGGCGCAGGCCGAAAAGATGATGGACGGCCCGATCGGTGAGGAGCTCCTCGACAAGATCACCGCCAACGCCAATGCCAATCTCGTTGCGCTGTGCTGGATGGATGCCGGCGCACGCAGCCTCTACAACACCAAGAAGCCGGTGAAGTCGATCGACGACATCAAGGGACTGAAATTCCGCGTGATCGGCAATCCGATCTTCATCGACATGATGAACGCGCTCGGCGGCAACGGCGTGGCGATGGGCTACGACCAGGTGTTCAGCGCGCTGCAGACCGGCGTGATCGACGGCGCCGAGAACAACCCGCCGAGCTATGTGTTCAGCAACCACTACACGGCGGCGAAATATTTCTCGCTGACCGAGCACCTCGTCATTCCCGAAGTCCTGGTGTTCTCGAAACGCGCGTGGGCTTCGCTGTCGCCCGACGACCAGAACCTGATCAGGAAGTTCGCCCGCGAGGCGCAGATGGAGGAGCGCGAGCTCTGGAAGAAGTACGAGCAGCAGGCGATGGAGAAAGCCAAGGCAGCCGGCTGCGAGATCACCGAGATCGCCGACAAGGCACCGTTCCAGAACGCGGTGAAGCCGGTGTGGGACAAATACGGACCGAAATACAAGGACATGATCACGCGCATCCAGGCGATCTGAGCGGACGTCTCCAAGGCAAGTAGGAATCCGAGCAATGGCCGCCCTGTTCCGCCGGATGATGGATGCGCTCTATCTCGCCTGCGTGGTGGTTGGAGTCGCAGCCTTTGTCCTGATCTCCGCGATCATCCCCTGGGCGGTCTTCACCCGCTATGTGCTCAACAGCGCCGCTTCCTGGCCCGAGCCGCTCGCCGTGCTGCTCACGATCGTGCTGACCTTCATCGGAGCGGCGGCCGCCTACCGGCTCAACCTGCACATGAACATCTCCTATTTCGCCGACAAGCTGCCCAAGCCGTGGCGGGCGCTGCTCGATCTCGTGGTCCAGCTCCTGATGGCGCTGATCGCGACCTTCATGATCGTCTGGGGCGAGCGGCTGGTCGAGGTGACATGGCACAATACCATCGCCGATTTTCCGTTCCTGTCGGTCGGCGTCACCTATTTGCCGATCCCGATCGGCGGCGTCTGCCTGCTGCTGTTCGTCATCGAGCGCGTGCTGCTTGGCCTTCCACCGGATCCGATCGCGCACCGGCAGGAAGCCGCGCCATTCGAATGAGGAATTAAGAGGCGGATATGGATATCCTCGTCCTGCTCGGCACCATGCTGGTCTGCTTCCTGATCGGCATGCCGATCGCCTATTCGCTGGCGATGGCCGCGATCGCCGGCGCGCTTTCGATCGGCATTCCGCTCGAAGCCTTGATGCTGAAAATTTCCGACGGCGTCAGCAAGGTCGCGATGCTCACGATCCCGTTCTTCGTGCTCGCGGGCGCGATCATGGCGGAGGGCGGCATGGCGCGGCGGCTGGTGGCTTTCGCCGACGTGCTGGTCGGCTTCACCCGCCTGCGCGGCGGGCTTTCCATCGTCAATGTGCTGGCGACGACGTTCTTGAGCGGCATTTCCGGCTCCGCGGTGGCCGATACCTCCGCGATCGGCTCGGTGATGATCCCGCAGATGGAGCGGACCGGCTATCCGCGGGTGTTCGCGACCAACCTGACCATCACCTCCTCGGTGCAGGCGCTGCTGGTGCCGCCGAGCCACAATGCGGTGCTCTATTCGCTCGCGACCGGCGGCACGATCTCGATCAGCGCGCTGTTCATGGCTGGCGTGTTTCCCGGCCTGCTGCTCGGGCTCTCGCTGATCATTCTCTGCCTCGTCGTCGCCTACCGCGAGAGCCACCCGCGCGGCCAGAGCGTGCCGATGAAGGATGCGGTCCGGATCACCATCGATGCCGCCTGGGGGCTGATCACGCTCGTCATCATCCTCGGCGGCATTCTGGGCGGCATTTTCACCGCAATCGAAGCCGGCGCCGTGGCGTGCGTGTGGGCATTCTTCGTCACGATGTTCATCTACCGCGACTATCGCTGGCGCGACCTGCCGGTGCTGCTGCATCGCACGCTGCGCACGGTCGCGATGGTGATGACGCTGATCGCATGCGCCTCCAGCGTCGGCTACATCATGGCGCTGACGCAGATGCCGGCGAAGATGACGGCCTTCTTCCTGTCGATCTCCAGCAACAAATACGTCATCCTGTTCCTGATCAACATCCTGCTGCTGGTGCTCGGCACGCTGGTCGACATGGCGCCCTCGATCCTGATCGCGACGCCGATCCTGCTTCCTGTCATGCAAAATTTCGGCGTCAACCCGGTTCATTTCGGCATGATCATGCTGCTCAACCTCGGCATCGGGCTGTGCCATCCGCCGGTCGGCGCGATCCTGTTCGTGGGCTGCGCCGTCGGCAAGGTCACCATCGAGCAGGTGATGCGGAAAATCTGGCCGTTCTATGCGGTGATGTTCCTGGTGCTGATGGCGGTCACCTACCTGCCCGAGATCTCGCTCTGGCTGCCGCAGCACATCCTGCGCTGAGGTGCGATTGCGGCTGCTTGAACAAGGCGGCAAAACGCGCCAGCATGGGTCCGGGAAACGTCCCTCGCCGATCGCCCGTCCAGAAGGCGCTCAACAAGGTGAAAATAACCACGTGAAAATCGTCGACCTGAGCCGCGAGCTCTATCACCGCACGCCGAGCTATCCCGGCCATCCGCCGATTATCCACGGGATGTGGAAGAGCCACGAGGAGGCGCTCGCCGAATCCAGGGTCTGGGGCCTGGCATCGATGTTCCTCTCGATGGCCGACCATGGCGGCACGCATATCGATGCGCCCCGGCATTTCGGCCCGCGCGGCATTCCGATCAACGAATATCCGC
This genomic interval from Bradyrhizobium sp. NP1 contains the following:
- a CDS encoding GntR family transcriptional regulator, whose protein sequence is MRRNGRPRGATAASRIYAELRGELVTLRRRPGEAISEAEIALAYGVSRTPVREAILKLADEGLVEIFPQSGIFVSRIPLAALPEAIIIRKALEETTSRLAAERATASQILNLHSILERQREADAARDRDAFHQADETFHATIAEVGGYPGIWTLIQQVKVHVDRYRQLTLPLIGRMSQVIVEHKAVLDAIEAHDPAAAVHAMASHLERLLQDISATQHTNPEFFDKPG
- a CDS encoding TRAP transporter substrate-binding protein, translated to MKRRDFIKLGAFGAAAATLPQPAFAQAKAIFKASDVQPAGYPTVVATENLGKKLEAATGGRLSVQMYPSMQLGGEKETIEQTQIGAIQILRVSAGSLGPIVDDINVVNMPFLFKSMAQAEKMMDGPIGEELLDKITANANANLVALCWMDAGARSLYNTKKPVKSIDDIKGLKFRVIGNPIFIDMMNALGGNGVAMGYDQVFSALQTGVIDGAENNPPSYVFSNHYTAAKYFSLTEHLVIPEVLVFSKRAWASLSPDDQNLIRKFAREAQMEERELWKKYEQQAMEKAKAAGCEITEIADKAPFQNAVKPVWDKYGPKYKDMITRIQAI
- a CDS encoding molybdopterin cofactor-binding domain-containing protein, with amino-acid sequence MSDAAPKLPVSLAANPRLSSWLRFSTEGEVTLSPGKVEIGQGIVTALAQIAADELDVDLARIRLVRASTAGSPNEGVTSGSLSIQQSGRAIRQACAEVRRLFVNAAAERLGVPPDALDVKDGTISGPGNVQTSYWELADAVSLDRDASMQARPKAAARRNVAGQSIPRLDIPDKVFAKPRFIHDVTLPGLLHGRVLRPEHSRAKLAELHDARARATEGFVAIVRDGSFAGVISETEAAADAALKALHAGASWTDGEALPDENDLAAFLKAQPVQSSVIDARTPTRPGEKRRTIRRQYTRPYLAHGSVAPSCAIAQWDGDHVHVWTHSQGVYFLRADLALVLKIALECITVEHVEGAGCYGHNGADDVALDAVLLARAANGRPVRVQWSRADEMTHAPFGAAMAIEIEADLDARGEIVDWRHAIWSNGHTARPGRASQPALLAAFELENPFPRMISSNPPQANGGGADRNAIPLYDFPSWTIECHRLTTMPVRTSALRTLGAQGNVFAIESFIDEIAAERGEDPIAFRLRHLSDARARDVIRAAATRAQWKPSRRPNVGHGIGFARYKNTGAYCAAIAEVEGDEEIRVRRLWIATDVGEAVNPDGVANQIEGGAIQAVSWVLKERVRFDRAHITSRSWTDYPILRFSEVPDVVVEVIQRPEIEPVGAGEAAHGPVTAAIANAVFDCLGLRVRSLPITRDNLIAAMELAS
- a CDS encoding extracellular solute-binding protein; this translates as MKHRNLSRRHVLKGAGVLLAGSALSTRVMAAAPPAEAVTPDLIAAAKKEGKVIYYTSTDLPVAEKMAKAFEAKYPDIAVRVERTGAERVFQRIGQEYASNIHAVDVVNSSDAAHFVVWKRDGILAPYVPEEVAQFYPAEHRDADGQFASFRVFLSIIAYNTSLVKAEEAPKSFADLLDPRWKGKIVKGHPGYSGTIMTATYQMQRDLGWSFFEQLAKQNVMQVQSSTDPPKKLDLGERAVMADGNEYNIFQMKEAGRSVEPVYATEGSPLIVGPNGIFKAAPNPNAAKLFQAFCLGREAQQLIIDVGGLRSVHAQTQERAGRKPLKEIKTMKDDPAAVEREGEAIKTRYSKIFHV
- a CDS encoding tripartite tricarboxylate transporter substrate binding protein, producing MAGWKGAVALAGIVAAMFAGSPLHADDYPARPVRIVVPFGAGGPADVTARLIGNILQEKFGQPFVIENRTGAGGVIGTLEAAKSPPDGYTLLMMSNTQTANESLVPQRKYELMRDLAPIAPVNYSDLVIVVNPQVPAKTLAEFIALAKAQPGKLNYASSGQGTPYHMAGELFKTMAGIDVVHVPYRNSGEARSGVIGGQVQMMIDAVTTMAPNIGEKQVRALATTGKERSSVLPDVPTATEAGVAGYEATIWLGLMAPAGTPKPIIDKLNAAVSEAVKRPDIVKLWTDQGAVAMSMSPEEFDKFLRADIVKWANVVKKFEKP
- a CDS encoding substrate-binding domain-containing protein — encoded protein: MTSLNILSGGAAQGLVTGLAPQFKTKNGFTIAGEFGAVGAMADKLRKGTPTDLVILTEPLVTRLAEEGLVAAASIADVGVVETAIAVRARDPKVRITSAPELREALLASDAIYVPDTEASTAGIHVAKVLARLGIADAVASRLKIHPNGATAMRALASSDAKHPIGCTQATEIIATEGVTLSGSLPPGCELRTIYTAGITANAAHPREAQALISLLTSAEAREARARAGFIDAEGRRP
- a CDS encoding (2Fe-2S)-binding protein yields the protein MPGIRFRLNGKETEIEADPDSLLLDILRGRLGLVGPRFGCGSGECGACHVLVGDRAVTSCDLPLWAVAGKAVTTLEGLGNSERPHPLQRAFIAEQAMQCGYCIAGILMSAAALLKQTPAPTDAEVRAALDRNLCRCGAHNRIVRAVLRAAAEMATP
- the fabG gene encoding 3-oxoacyl-ACP reductase FabG, producing the protein MTRELEGKAAIVTGAGRNIGRAIALALAEGGAAVLINARSNRSEADSAAREITAAGGRAVVHIGDVADSKAVQLMADAALQAFGRIDILVNNAALRREKPFAEMDHVEWREILDVTLDGAFHCAKACLAALRESGAGTIINIGGLSAHTGAKDRAHVVTAKAGLVGFTRALANDLASDGITVNCVVPGLIGTPRPKGQPEPAHHATHRTLTGERGRPEDIAAVVRFLAGPAARYITGQAIHSNGGAYFGA
- a CDS encoding TRAP transporter small permease, with amino-acid sequence MAALFRRMMDALYLACVVVGVAAFVLISAIIPWAVFTRYVLNSAASWPEPLAVLLTIVLTFIGAAAAYRLNLHMNISYFADKLPKPWRALLDLVVQLLMALIATFMIVWGERLVEVTWHNTIADFPFLSVGVTYLPIPIGGVCLLLFVIERVLLGLPPDPIAHRQEAAPFE
- a CDS encoding TRAP transporter large permease: MDILVLLGTMLVCFLIGMPIAYSLAMAAIAGALSIGIPLEALMLKISDGVSKVAMLTIPFFVLAGAIMAEGGMARRLVAFADVLVGFTRLRGGLSIVNVLATTFLSGISGSAVADTSAIGSVMIPQMERTGYPRVFATNLTITSSVQALLVPPSHNAVLYSLATGGTISISALFMAGVFPGLLLGLSLIILCLVVAYRESHPRGQSVPMKDAVRITIDAAWGLITLVIILGGILGGIFTAIEAGAVACVWAFFVTMFIYRDYRWRDLPVLLHRTLRTVAMVMTLIACASSVGYIMALTQMPAKMTAFFLSISSNKYVILFLINILLLVLGTLVDMAPSILIATPILLPVMQNFGVNPVHFGMIMLLNLGIGLCHPPVGAILFVGCAVGKVTIEQVMRKIWPFYAVMFLVLMAVTYLPEISLWLPQHILR